One segment of Oscillospiraceae bacterium MB08-C2-2 DNA contains the following:
- a CDS encoding ATP-binding cassette domain-containing protein: MIETTNLTKSYPQAGVTALRDVSIHIKAGDIFGVIGMSGAGKSTLLRLIGLLEQPTEGTVKILGRDAFSLKGREREELRRQIGTVFQGYNLLMQRTVRKNVAFPLELTHTPRQEITRRTDELLQLVGLWDKAESYPAQLSGGQKQRIAIARALAANPKILLCDEPTSALDSFTTRSILGLLTDINQKLGVTVVIITHEMKVVSAICNRVAVLDQNRLVEEGLAAQVLSDPQTTITKRLLEAM; this comes from the coding sequence TTGATTGAAACAACCAACCTCACCAAAAGCTATCCTCAGGCGGGTGTAACGGCGCTGCGGGATGTATCCATTCATATTAAAGCGGGGGATATTTTTGGGGTGATCGGCATGAGCGGTGCGGGCAAAAGCACTCTTCTGCGGCTGATCGGCTTGCTGGAGCAGCCTACCGAGGGAACGGTGAAAATTTTAGGCCGGGATGCCTTTTCTCTCAAGGGACGGGAGCGGGAGGAGCTGCGCCGCCAGATTGGCACGGTTTTTCAGGGCTATAACCTGCTGATGCAGCGCACAGTCCGCAAAAACGTTGCCTTTCCGCTGGAGCTCACTCATACACCCCGCCAGGAAATTACCCGCCGAACCGATGAACTGCTGCAATTGGTGGGGCTGTGGGATAAGGCGGAGAGCTATCCCGCTCAGCTCAGCGGTGGGCAGAAGCAGCGTATCGCTATCGCCCGGGCGTTGGCGGCCAACCCTAAGATTCTGTTGTGTGACGAACCCACCTCGGCACTGGATAGTTTCACCACTCGCTCTATTCTTGGTTTGCTCACCGATATTAACCAAAAGCTGGGGGTTACGGTGGTTATCATCACCCATGAGATGAAGGTGGTATCTGCCATCTGCAACCGGGTGGCTGTGCTGGATCAAAACCGACTTGTGGAAGAAGGGCTGGCCGCACAGGTTCTTTCTGATCCCCAGACCACCATCACAAAGCGGCTGCTGGAGGCGATGTAA
- a CDS encoding hydrolase — protein MNAGLTREEAWELLKKYNKEPFHLQHALTLEGTMQWYASQLGCDQEADFWGLVGLLHDVDFEQFPQEHCIKASELLREAGAGEELIHAVCSHGYGLTVDIKPEHQMEKVLYAVDELTGLIGAAARMRPSKSVQDMELKSLKKKYKTPAFAAGCSREVIERGASMLGWELDELLEKTILAMRSCEEEIIQAMQAL, from the coding sequence CGCAGGATTGACAAGAGAAGAAGCGTGGGAGCTTCTGAAAAAGTATAACAAAGAGCCTTTCCATCTTCAGCATGCCCTGACCTTAGAGGGCACCATGCAGTGGTATGCTTCTCAGCTTGGCTGCGACCAGGAGGCTGATTTCTGGGGGCTGGTTGGGCTTTTGCATGATGTGGATTTTGAGCAGTTCCCACAGGAACACTGCATAAAGGCATCGGAGCTTTTGCGGGAGGCCGGCGCAGGGGAAGAGCTGATCCACGCTGTTTGCAGCCATGGCTATGGGCTGACTGTGGATATTAAGCCTGAGCACCAGATGGAAAAGGTTTTATACGCTGTGGATGAGCTTACTGGCCTGATCGGAGCGGCGGCTCGGATGCGCCCTTCCAAAAGTGTGCAGGATATGGAGCTGAAATCCCTGAAGAAAAAGTATAAGACCCCTGCCTTTGCAGCGGGCTGCTCCCGGGAGGTTATTGAGCGGGGTGCCAGTATGCTGGGCTGGGAGCTGGATGAACTGCTTGAAAAAACCATCCTTGCCATGCGCAGCTGCGAGGAAGAGATTATACAGGCCATGCAGGCTTTATAG
- a CDS encoding GntR family transcriptional regulator, translated as MLITLDLQSRLPIYEQLKSKISQLVLLGELKPDDQLPSVRSFARELGINPNTVQKAYQELEREKIIYSVVGRGSYISPDFNLNFQLQNSHLNNIKQAVLQAKNSGIEKQKVFNAVEEVYKEEKCL; from the coding sequence GTGTTGATAACTTTGGATCTGCAAAGCCGGCTGCCTATTTATGAGCAGCTCAAAAGCAAAATCAGCCAGCTTGTATTGTTGGGCGAGCTGAAACCGGATGATCAGCTGCCTTCTGTGCGCAGTTTTGCCCGAGAGCTGGGTATCAACCCCAACACGGTTCAAAAAGCTTATCAGGAGCTTGAACGTGAGAAAATCATTTATTCCGTGGTGGGTCGGGGCAGCTACATCAGCCCAGATTTTAATCTGAATTTCCAATTGCAGAACAGCCATCTCAACAATATCAAGCAAGCGGTATTGCAAGCCAAAAACAGCGGTATCGAAAAGCAAAAAGTTTTTAATGCGGTTGAAGAAGTGTATAAGGAGGAAAAGTGCCTGTGA
- a CDS encoding ABC transporter ATP-binding protein, producing the protein MIQTIGLTKKFGSVTALDDFSTTIKEGSIYGLVGSNGSGKSTLLRLISGIYRPDSGRVQLDGKDVFENPTVKNRIFLVSDDLYFLPQATMNDMAKFYSTLFSSYSAETYQNICSRFPIDANARINTFSKGMKRQVALILALACCPDVLLLDEAFDGLDPVIRILLRKMLADQISERNMSVVISSHNLRELEDLCDFMGLLHRGKIIFEREIDEVKLGFCKVQAGFRPMVEPEALDQLNILQKEQSGSVLNLIVRGNREDILAHMETLSPLFVETVPLTLEEVFVQEMEAVGYDYNKIIF; encoded by the coding sequence GTGATACAGACAATCGGCCTTACCAAAAAATTTGGCAGCGTAACGGCACTGGATGATTTTTCTACGACTATTAAGGAAGGCTCCATCTACGGCTTGGTGGGCTCCAACGGTTCCGGTAAATCCACGCTGCTGCGGCTTATCAGCGGAATTTACCGGCCGGATAGCGGTCGCGTTCAGCTGGATGGAAAGGATGTTTTTGAAAATCCCACTGTTAAAAATCGGATTTTTCTTGTATCCGATGATCTCTACTTTTTGCCCCAAGCCACAATGAACGATATGGCAAAATTTTATTCCACCCTTTTTTCCAGCTACAGCGCCGAGACCTACCAAAACATTTGCTCCCGGTTTCCTATTGATGCCAACGCCCGAATCAACACCTTCTCTAAAGGTATGAAACGACAGGTGGCTTTGATATTGGCACTGGCCTGCTGCCCTGATGTGCTCCTGCTGGACGAAGCTTTTGACGGGCTTGATCCGGTCATCCGTATTCTGCTGCGTAAAATGCTGGCAGATCAGATTTCCGAGCGGAATATGTCGGTGGTCATATCCTCCCACAACCTGCGGGAGCTGGAGGACCTATGCGATTTTATGGGTCTATTACATCGGGGCAAAATTATTTTCGAGCGTGAAATCGACGAAGTCAAGCTGGGCTTCTGCAAGGTGCAGGCCGGTTTCCGTCCCATGGTGGAACCGGAAGCTCTGGATCAGCTGAATATCTTGCAAAAGGAACAATCCGGCAGTGTGCTCAACTTGATTGTCCGGGGCAACCGGGAAGATATTCTCGCTCATATGGAAACCCTCTCCCCACTTTTTGTGGAGACAGTCCCCTTGACTTTGGAGGAAGTATTTGTACAGGAAATGGAGGCAGTTGGCTATGACTACAACAAAATCATATTCTGA
- a CDS encoding DUF6449 domain-containing protein, with the protein MTTTKSYSESSRMKSLFGLSLKRNLPIALACLIALFLIVMLPYFSFSPSHDYLLDNPSVSPEQQTQLIIKHYQQIFYLGAYLNEVQPIMVTIVLAALAVFTAIYNGSYTQSKKQTDFYHSLPIRRPHLLVTNMLSSSLAVLVPFVAVILITSAAQIVMYSSFNCFTSYYFGFLISDLLAQIIGFLVVYAFTTFISVQVGTIFDTLAITGVLGILPIALYVIPGSFWNYYTYGAQFDSFERCSLLSPFTFLFDRFVTMDYYSDITTVNLKALGIAAALWAVIGIVLLIASIVLYNKRKSEIAEQTAPNDVLQMISKAFAGFCGASLFLAIFMDRVLAVRLLGIFFGAILIGTIAELVFGRGLRTLRKSLRGIVITALGLCFVSLALFFDWSGYESKVPAPEAVQSVTINTRGRFNDQYDGEDVITLTDPTTIAILTGTHQTAVDRYKESDTSKEDLYSLNDFNYNNLVLEYHMTNGQTMKRTYDVLHRDASASLVALEAQDDFIEAMHPVFPMTEDKLRKITVSNRVFPQINHTLMPTAAQSKELLEALRLDLLNEPLAEITNPSESAVGYINLSYKVLEEQLGRRRNYYANYDKDRVCDILITPTYTNTLSWLKKYDLMQYMAMPETIEKAYVVSSEWASYYSDNQINTISAYQDYRGEEYPYIAKALEEASLSGSNKEDLAFIVVTDPAEMQHMLDKARNQVFIEAPKDTPASADHVLVLFQNEGRVSSYSYLAVKDLPASAAAQLDTLYREIDDKPYGVTYER; encoded by the coding sequence ATGACTACAACAAAATCATATTCTGAAAGCAGCCGGATGAAGTCCCTGTTCGGTCTTTCTCTTAAACGAAATCTACCCATAGCTCTTGCCTGCCTCATTGCGCTGTTCTTAATTGTGATGCTGCCCTATTTTTCTTTCTCACCCAGTCACGACTATCTGTTGGATAACCCCTCGGTTTCTCCCGAGCAGCAAACCCAGCTCATCATTAAGCACTACCAGCAAATTTTCTATCTGGGCGCTTATCTCAATGAAGTACAGCCGATAATGGTCACCATTGTACTGGCAGCCCTTGCGGTTTTTACAGCAATTTACAACGGAAGTTATACTCAGAGTAAAAAACAAACTGATTTTTACCATAGTTTGCCAATCCGCAGACCACATCTTTTGGTTACCAACATGCTTTCCAGCAGTTTGGCTGTCCTTGTGCCCTTTGTGGCGGTGATTCTGATTACTTCTGCGGCTCAGATTGTAATGTATTCAAGCTTCAACTGCTTTACCAGCTACTATTTCGGCTTTCTGATATCGGATCTGCTGGCCCAGATTATCGGTTTCTTGGTTGTCTATGCCTTTACCACCTTTATATCGGTGCAGGTTGGAACCATTTTTGATACACTGGCTATCACCGGAGTTTTGGGTATTCTGCCCATTGCCCTTTATGTGATTCCCGGCAGCTTCTGGAATTATTACACCTATGGCGCTCAGTTTGATAGCTTTGAACGCTGCTCGCTGCTTTCGCCTTTCACTTTTTTGTTTGATCGTTTTGTCACCATGGATTATTACAGCGATATAACCACCGTCAACCTAAAGGCTTTAGGTATTGCGGCAGCTCTATGGGCTGTGATTGGCATTGTACTTCTCATCGCCTCAATCGTCCTTTATAATAAAAGGAAAAGTGAGATTGCGGAACAAACCGCTCCGAACGATGTGCTGCAAATGATTTCAAAGGCCTTTGCGGGCTTTTGTGGAGCCTCGCTGTTTCTGGCGATCTTTATGGACCGGGTTCTTGCAGTTAGGCTGCTGGGCATCTTTTTTGGTGCCATTCTTATTGGAACCATCGCTGAGCTGGTTTTCGGGCGTGGCCTGCGCACCCTGCGCAAAAGCCTGCGTGGAATTGTGATTACAGCGCTTGGGCTCTGCTTTGTTTCGCTGGCGCTGTTCTTTGATTGGAGCGGTTATGAATCCAAGGTTCCGGCTCCCGAAGCAGTCCAATCGGTCACCATTAATACCCGGGGACGCTTTAACGATCAATACGATGGCGAAGACGTGATTACCCTCACCGACCCCACCACCATTGCCATTCTAACCGGCACTCACCAGACGGCCGTGGATCGTTATAAGGAATCCGATACCTCCAAAGAAGATCTCTATTCCCTCAATGATTTTAATTATAACAATCTTGTGCTGGAATATCACATGACCAACGGACAAACCATGAAGCGCACTTACGACGTACTTCATCGGGATGCCTCCGCCAGCCTTGTGGCTCTTGAGGCACAAGATGATTTCATTGAAGCCATGCATCCGGTGTTCCCCATGACAGAAGATAAACTGCGTAAAATCACTGTTTCCAACCGGGTGTTCCCCCAGATCAACCATACTTTAATGCCCACTGCGGCTCAGTCAAAGGAGCTTTTGGAGGCATTGCGGCTGGATCTTCTCAATGAGCCCCTCGCGGAAATCACCAACCCCTCCGAGTCTGCTGTGGGATATATTAACCTAAGCTATAAAGTTTTGGAAGAGCAGTTGGGTCGCCGCCGGAATTATTATGCCAACTACGACAAGGATCGGGTTTGCGATATTCTGATCACCCCCACCTATACCAACACACTAAGCTGGCTGAAAAAATATGACCTAATGCAATATATGGCCATGCCCGAAACCATAGAGAAGGCTTATGTGGTATCCAGTGAATGGGCTTCTTATTATTCTGATAACCAAATTAACACAATTTCTGCCTATCAGGATTACAGGGGTGAGGAATATCCCTATATCGCCAAGGCTTTGGAAGAGGCTTCTTTGAGCGGAAGCAATAAGGAAGATCTGGCCTTTATTGTGGTCACCGATCCGGCAGAAATGCAGCATATGTTGGATAAGGCCCGCAATCAGGTTTTCATTGAAGCCCCCAAGGATACTCCTGCTTCTGCGGATCATGTTCTGGTCCTTTTCCAAAACGAGGGCCGTGTTTCTTCCTACAGCTATCTGGCTGTAAAAGACCTGCCGGCATCTGCGGCGGCACAGCTGGATACTCTCTATCGTGAAATAGACGATAAGCCTTACGGGGTCACCTATGAGAGATAA
- a CDS encoding DUF4364 family protein, with translation MECEVFTAGVEPGAPTTDNEIKMLLCYVLDHAEDPVAFAQLNEGLQSSGLVNYFELVETLGELSALGHIVVSEGKYGEELYQIAPSGRDMAKAFTSNIPYTVKEKAVRECKKALKRRKRASEVTVKIQRVDDGFKVTLGIPDATGTDFIKLSLFLPNERQCAVVKQKFLNDPEFIYKSIMSLLMGDSHVVGSLMPNPEKLFD, from the coding sequence TTGGAATGCGAAGTTTTTACTGCCGGAGTTGAGCCGGGCGCTCCCACAACGGACAATGAGATAAAAATGCTTCTCTGCTATGTGCTGGATCATGCGGAAGATCCCGTGGCCTTTGCACAACTCAACGAGGGCTTGCAGTCAAGTGGCCTGGTAAACTATTTTGAACTTGTGGAAACGCTCGGTGAACTCTCGGCTTTGGGCCACATTGTGGTGAGTGAAGGAAAATACGGGGAAGAGCTGTATCAAATTGCTCCTTCCGGAAGAGATATGGCCAAGGCCTTTACCTCCAATATTCCTTACACAGTGAAGGAAAAAGCGGTAAGGGAATGCAAGAAGGCCCTTAAACGCCGCAAGCGTGCCTCTGAGGTAACAGTCAAAATACAAAGAGTGGATGATGGTTTTAAAGTCACTTTGGGTATCCCGGATGCCACCGGTACCGATTTTATTAAGCTTTCACTTTTTTTACCCAATGAACGGCAATGTGCCGTTGTGAAGCAGAAGTTTCTCAATGATCCTGAATTTATCTACAAGAGCATTATGTCCCTGCTGATGGGCGATAGCCATGTAGTGGGCAGTTTGATGCCCAACCCGGAAAAGCTGTTCGATTGA